From a region of the Chloroflexota bacterium genome:
- a CDS encoding acyl-CoA dehydrogenase family protein, with the protein MIDWTENYGFLLNEQHDMLRKTVRDFAEKEVAPYIQEWDRKGAGEHAGTAEHMLPIIKRMGELGFLGVCLPQKYGGAGFDYLGLAVVCEELERVDTSLRVILSVHTGLNSLAVFQWGTEEQKQKYLVPQATGAKIAAYCLTEPNAGTDVAGMQSTAVLEGDHYILNGEKTWISLSDLADHFLVVAYTDKGKKQRGMTAFIVERSFEGVSTMPIHGKLGVRAGNTGSVVFENVRVPVANRLGEEGEGFKIAMTALDNGRYTVATGATGLIQAALEASVKYSKERETFGVPIGQHQLVKRMISHMVLKLETARLLCYRAGWLKNQGIRNTRETTLAKWHATVESFNCANDAIQIHGAYGFSDEYPVERYLRNSRGAVIYEGTRELQELLQADFALSERENKPLRCELPAYDEEAWNA; encoded by the coding sequence ATGATTGATTGGACCGAAAATTACGGGTTTTTGCTGAATGAACAGCACGATATGCTGCGTAAAACTGTGCGCGATTTTGCTGAAAAAGAAGTCGCTCCCTACATCCAAGAATGGGATCGTAAGGGCGCTGGTGAGCATGCCGGAACTGCCGAGCATATGTTGCCAATTATCAAACGCATGGGTGAACTCGGTTTTCTCGGGGTGTGTCTACCACAAAAATATGGCGGTGCAGGCTTCGATTATTTGGGGCTAGCAGTCGTTTGTGAAGAATTAGAGCGGGTTGATACATCGCTGCGGGTGATTCTCAGCGTGCATACTGGCCTCAACTCGTTGGCCGTGTTTCAATGGGGCACTGAAGAACAAAAGCAAAAATATCTTGTACCCCAAGCGACTGGCGCAAAAATTGCCGCCTATTGTCTGACCGAGCCAAATGCTGGCACCGACGTTGCTGGTATGCAGTCAACCGCTGTGCTCGAAGGCGATCACTATATTCTCAACGGCGAAAAAACTTGGATTAGCCTCTCAGATTTGGCCGACCATTTCTTGGTGGTAGCCTACACCGACAAGGGCAAAAAGCAACGTGGCATGACGGCGTTTATCGTCGAACGCAGCTTTGAAGGTGTTTCAACGATGCCAATTCATGGTAAGTTGGGCGTGCGGGCTGGCAACACAGGTAGCGTCGTATTCGAAAATGTGCGCGTACCAGTTGCCAATCGCTTGGGCGAAGAAGGCGAAGGCTTCAAAATTGCCATGACGGCGCTCGATAATGGCCGCTATACTGTGGCAACTGGAGCAACTGGCTTGATCCAAGCTGCTTTAGAAGCTTCAGTCAAGTATTCCAAAGAGCGCGAAACCTTTGGTGTGCCGATTGGTCAACATCAATTGGTTAAGCGCATGATCAGCCATATGGTGCTGAAGTTGGAAACTGCCCGCTTGTTGTGCTATCGCGCTGGCTGGCTCAAAAACCAAGGTATTCGCAACACCCGCGAAACCACCTTGGCCAAATGGCATGCTACTGTCGAAAGTTTCAACTGCGCCAACGATGCAATTCAAATTCATGGAGCCTATGGTTTTAGTGACGAGTATCCAGTCGAACGTTATTTGCGCAATAGCCGTGGCGCGGTAATTTACGAAGGAACCCGCGAGTTGCAAGAACTGTTACAAGCGGATTTTGCGCTCTCAGAGCGTGAAAACAAGCCTTTGCGCTGTGAGCTACCAGCCTACGATGAAGAGGCTTGGAACGCCTAA
- a CDS encoding DUF4401 domain-containing protein — MNTTRYSLRQLFADLELEPPTFVLSAQPPSEDPWYMRIFAGIGAWFAAFMFLTFLGITSIITNEFGALVVGLGLCAAAFGINRRSQTSTFLRQLALAISITGQLLAISGWAEIVDSLIVAALGVIVLEIGLFVGHRDFTQRLISTLAVITSIHVIAGDLSNWVESFNYIYLLLSIMIISFSLLMWFEAKIHEDQRWSSASPIAYGMLLFMGISSLLINFNWAEFFSHGSFFILPALVAIICLGTTIWMIINEFEYKLGLIQLGCIGLGLLFITFVGINTPAIIIALLIILLSYWRGYPVMFGFGCLALIGALSLYYYNLNISLLYKSIILFATGMTLLTIRALVLKLNQKEAL, encoded by the coding sequence ATGAACACTACACGCTATAGCCTACGCCAATTGTTCGCTGATCTTGAGCTTGAGCCACCAACATTTGTGCTTTCAGCCCAACCACCCAGCGAAGACCCATGGTATATGCGAATTTTTGCTGGGATTGGAGCATGGTTCGCGGCATTCATGTTTCTTACTTTTTTGGGCATTACCAGCATTATTACCAATGAATTTGGGGCATTGGTTGTTGGATTGGGATTGTGTGCCGCTGCATTTGGGATTAATCGCCGCAGTCAAACATCAACCTTTTTACGTCAACTCGCCCTAGCAATCAGCATCACTGGTCAACTGCTAGCAATCAGCGGCTGGGCAGAAATTGTTGACTCATTGATAGTTGCAGCGCTTGGGGTGATTGTCTTAGAAATAGGCCTATTTGTTGGCCATCGTGATTTCACTCAACGCTTAATCTCAACCTTGGCAGTAATTACATCCATCCATGTCATTGCAGGGGATCTGAGCAATTGGGTCGAAAGTTTCAATTATATATATCTCCTGTTGAGCATTATGATCATTAGCTTTTCACTCCTGATGTGGTTTGAAGCAAAAATTCATGAAGATCAGCGTTGGTCAAGTGCTTCGCCAATAGCCTATGGCATGCTGCTGTTTATGGGCATCTCCAGTCTGCTAATCAACTTCAATTGGGCTGAATTTTTCTCACACGGCAGTTTCTTTATTTTGCCAGCACTGGTCGCGATTATCTGCTTGGGCACAACTATTTGGATGATTATTAATGAATTTGAGTATAAATTGGGGCTAATTCAACTGGGCTGTATCGGGCTTGGCTTATTATTTATCACCTTCGTTGGGATCAATACGCCAGCGATCATTATTGCCCTGTTGATTATTTTGCTCAGCTATTGGCGCGGCTATCCGGTAATGTTTGGGTTTGGCTGTTTGGCATTAATCGGCGCATTGAGTTTGTATTACTACAATCTTAATATTTCATTGCTCTACAAATCAATCATCTTGTTTGCCACTGGAATGACATTGCTGACAATTCGGGCATTGGTGCTGAAATTGAATCAAAAGGAAGCTTTATGA
- the nadA gene encoding quinolinate synthase NadA — MTVIAAEAIGVAHERAEDYAGLSIEELDQRIATAKAKLGERLVILGHHYQRDDVVKHADLSGDSYGLSVDARKTAAEYIVFCGVHFMAESADILGRDDQTVILPDHTAGCSMADMADIEQLEEVWDELNEILGDAEAQVMPITYVNSSAAVKAFVGEHGGACCTSSNAEPIVRWAKNLRPKMLFLPDQHLGRYTAFAKLGIPLDKMLVWNPNLRYGGHTPEAIREAEVLLWAGHCSVHAQFRPAYIKAWREKHPEINVIVHPECTLGVTNEADYVGSTAYIIKTINEAPAGSMWAVGTEINLVNRLQTNNPDKTIVSVSPFACLCSTMYRIDPEELCWVLENLVEGNVVNQIAVPTAIKQKARLALERMLEIAGN, encoded by the coding sequence ATGACCGTCATCGCAGCCGAAGCAATTGGCGTGGCACATGAACGTGCCGAGGACTATGCAGGGCTTTCAATCGAGGAATTGGATCAACGGATTGCTACGGCTAAGGCCAAATTGGGCGAGCGTTTGGTGATTCTGGGCCACCACTATCAACGTGATGATGTGGTCAAGCATGCCGATTTAAGTGGCGATTCCTATGGGCTTTCGGTTGATGCGCGCAAAACTGCCGCCGAATATATCGTCTTTTGTGGCGTTCACTTCATGGCCGAAAGCGCCGATATTCTCGGTCGCGACGACCAAACCGTGATTCTGCCCGACCATACCGCTGGTTGCTCGATGGCCGATATGGCCGATATCGAACAGCTTGAAGAAGTTTGGGATGAGCTTAACGAGATTTTGGGCGATGCCGAGGCCCAGGTCATGCCAATTACTTACGTCAACTCATCGGCAGCCGTCAAGGCTTTTGTCGGCGAACATGGAGGAGCTTGCTGTACCTCATCCAATGCTGAGCCAATTGTGCGCTGGGCCAAAAATCTCCGCCCCAAAATGCTGTTCCTGCCTGATCAGCACCTTGGCCGCTATACCGCGTTTGCGAAACTTGGCATTCCGCTCGATAAAATGTTGGTTTGGAATCCTAATTTGCGCTATGGCGGGCATACACCAGAGGCCATTCGTGAAGCTGAAGTGTTGCTATGGGCTGGTCACTGCTCGGTACACGCTCAATTCCGCCCAGCCTACATCAAAGCTTGGCGCGAAAAACACCCCGAAATTAATGTGATTGTGCACCCTGAATGCACCTTGGGCGTGACCAACGAGGCTGATTATGTTGGCTCAACTGCCTACATCATCAAAACGATCAACGAGGCTCCAGCAGGCAGCATGTGGGCAGTTGGCACCGAAATCAACTTGGTCAATCGTTTACAAACCAATAATCCTGATAAAACGATTGTCTCTGTCTCGCCATTTGCCTGTCTTTGTTCAACGATGTATCGGATCGATCCTGAGGAATTATGTTGGGTCTTGGAGAATTTGGTTGAGGGCAATGTCGTCAATCAAATTGCTGTGCCAACTGCCATCAAGCAAAAAGCCCGTTTGGCGCTCGAACGCATGCTAGAGATTGCTGGTAATTAA
- a CDS encoding dual specificity protein phosphatase family protein, with protein MTNNSLWQQMNQPTMLATPISASYWVLPGRLLAGEHPMLLEKEPLHERLQHFSQAKITVFIDLTEQAETQELGDYSAALHQIQASPALVRYHFPIPDMNIPSVSQMQAILAQIINALDQQQNVYVHCWGGLGRTGTVIGCLLVEQGWEYTQAIEQMTRLRQNTRDYRYPSPSNDLQRQFVADWQK; from the coding sequence ATGACCAACAATAGTTTATGGCAACAAATGAATCAGCCAACAATGCTTGCTACACCGATTTCGGCTTCGTATTGGGTGCTTCCAGGGCGTTTGCTGGCGGGCGAACATCCCATGCTGTTGGAAAAAGAGCCGTTACATGAGCGTTTACAGCACTTTAGCCAGGCCAAAATCACTGTTTTTATTGATCTGACTGAGCAAGCCGAAACCCAAGAATTGGGCGATTACAGCGCGGCGCTGCACCAAATTCAAGCAAGCCCAGCGCTCGTTCGCTATCATTTTCCAATCCCCGATATGAACATTCCATCAGTTTCCCAGATGCAAGCGATTCTGGCGCAAATAATTAATGCGCTTGATCAGCAACAAAATGTGTATGTCCATTGTTGGGGCGGGCTAGGCCGAACAGGCACAGTCATCGGCTGCTTGCTCGTCGAACAAGGCTGGGAATATACCCAAGCAATAGAACAAATGACGCGATTACGCCAAAACACCCGCGACTACCGCTACCCCTCACCAAGCAACGATCTACAACGCCAGTTTGTGGCAGATTGGCAGAAATAG
- a CDS encoding GDYXXLXY domain-containing protein, producing MSIRYGLIILSLVACLGLVNFSVVQREEVINTGRVVYLELAPVDPRSLLQGDYMQLNYDTFPFSYDQAFSSKGVLVLTVDQQNIGTFSHFEYGEQALAANQQRLKYRSRGYDVQLAADTFFFQEGTGERFAEARYAELHINEAGEMALVGLRDKDLNLIK from the coding sequence ATGAGTATTCGTTATGGCTTAATTATCCTCAGTTTGGTGGCTTGTTTGGGCTTGGTTAATTTCAGTGTGGTGCAACGCGAAGAAGTAATCAATACGGGGCGGGTGGTCTACCTCGAATTAGCCCCAGTTGATCCACGCTCGTTGCTGCAAGGCGATTATATGCAGTTGAATTACGATACGTTCCCATTTTCCTATGATCAAGCATTTTCAAGCAAAGGTGTGTTGGTGCTCACGGTTGATCAGCAGAATATTGGCACATTTTCGCATTTTGAATATGGTGAGCAAGCTTTGGCTGCCAACCAACAACGGCTCAAATATCGTTCGCGAGGTTATGACGTGCAGCTGGCAGCAGATACATTCTTCTTCCAAGAGGGCACTGGCGAGCGTTTTGCTGAGGCTCGTTATGCTGAACTGCATATCAACGAGGCAGGCGAGATGGCCTTGGTCGGCTTGCGCGATAAAGATTTGAATTTGATTAAGTAG
- a CDS encoding helix-turn-helix transcriptional regulator, translating into MKQAAIGSLIRTWRQRRHLSQLDLASDANISTKHLSFLETGRSLPSRDMLLHLAEHLEVPLREQNVLLVAAGFAPLFSERSLDDGDLDPAREAIQHVLHGHEPYPAIAINRHWQMIMANNCIDYFLAGVATDLLTPPVNVLRLSLHPEGLAPQIVNLAAWKAHLLARLRHQIELTADTYLDELYHELAAYPTNQTHTTPIPPYHESMDIALPFTLRTAHGMLSFFSTTMVFGTPIDVTVSELAIEAFFPANAATAEHLRQLHAAKTSR; encoded by the coding sequence ATGAAACAAGCAGCAATTGGTTCACTGATTCGTACTTGGCGGCAGCGTCGCCACTTGAGCCAGCTTGATCTGGCCAGCGATGCCAATATTTCAACCAAACACTTGAGTTTCTTGGAGACTGGACGTTCATTGCCTAGCCGCGATATGCTGTTGCATTTGGCTGAGCATTTAGAAGTACCGCTGCGTGAGCAAAATGTGTTGTTGGTGGCGGCCGGGTTTGCACCGTTGTTCAGCGAGCGTTCGCTTGATGATGGCGATTTAGATCCTGCTCGCGAGGCAATTCAGCATGTGTTGCACGGCCACGAGCCATATCCAGCGATTGCGATTAATCGCCATTGGCAGATGATAATGGCCAATAATTGTATTGATTATTTTCTGGCAGGCGTAGCCACAGATTTATTAACTCCACCAGTTAATGTCTTGCGCTTGAGCCTGCATCCTGAGGGCTTAGCACCACAGATTGTCAATTTAGCGGCTTGGAAAGCGCATTTATTGGCCCGTTTGCGCCACCAAATCGAGCTAACCGCCGATACGTATTTGGATGAGCTGTATCATGAATTGGCGGCCTATCCCACGAATCAAACTCATACTACGCCGATTCCGCCCTATCATGAAAGCATGGATATTGCCTTGCCCTTCACGTTGCGCACCGCCCATGGCATGCTCAGCTTTTTTAGCACAACCATGGTGTTTGGCACACCAATTGACGTGACAGTTTCAGAATTGGCGATTGAGGCATTTTTTCCAGCCAATGCCGCCACCGCCGAACATTTACGCCAGTTACATGCAGCCAAAACTAGTCGATAA
- a CDS encoding DUF2157 domain-containing protein has protein sequence MIELPDPLDQAPTRDLLHHYVDEGIFNRAMMKRALQLSGFTPTAQAWVRFFNLILLVLGAGLAVCGVYFFFAFNWASMHRFAKLGLVEGALLSSIVAALWYGLERIQGKILLTVGACLVGALMALFGQIYQTGADAYTLFLNWALVITGLAIAGNFAPLWLLWWGLWNLTIVLYYDQIGNSRQANDLFALLIFNGLSFALVEGLRQRKLAWLQTNWLHRVLGLALLWVLVLISFNFGDRFFSYGSNELNPARVILYLLAIVVLAGMTIYHHFVRFDGLLALASLGAIWFFVDRWLFEWLSYDSGATFLLAGMIILGQTVGSILWVRQRQQLLGGHA, from the coding sequence ATGATCGAACTTCCAGATCCACTTGATCAAGCCCCAACCCGCGACCTGCTGCATCATTACGTCGATGAGGGAATTTTTAATCGGGCAATGATGAAACGCGCCTTACAACTAAGCGGGTTTACGCCAACGGCCCAAGCTTGGGTACGCTTTTTCAACCTGATCTTGCTGGTGCTGGGTGCTGGCTTGGCGGTTTGTGGGGTCTATTTCTTCTTTGCTTTCAATTGGGCCAGCATGCATCGCTTCGCCAAACTGGGCTTAGTTGAAGGCGCATTGCTCAGCTCAATCGTGGCAGCCTTGTGGTATGGCTTGGAACGAATTCAAGGCAAAATTTTATTAACCGTCGGCGCTTGTTTAGTTGGCGCACTGATGGCGCTATTTGGCCAAATTTACCAAACTGGTGCTGATGCCTATACCCTCTTTTTGAATTGGGCCTTGGTGATCACCGGCTTGGCAATTGCTGGCAATTTTGCGCCGTTGTGGCTGCTGTGGTGGGGGCTTTGGAACCTTACGATTGTGCTTTATTACGATCAAATTGGCAATTCGCGTCAAGCTAACGATTTATTCGCCTTGTTGATTTTCAATGGGCTCAGTTTTGCGCTGGTTGAGGGTTTGCGCCAACGTAAACTAGCTTGGCTCCAAACTAATTGGCTACATCGGGTGCTTGGGTTAGCTTTGTTATGGGTACTGGTGCTGATCAGCTTTAATTTTGGTGATCGATTTTTCAGCTATGGGTCGAACGAGCTTAATCCTGCACGGGTTATCCTCTATCTCCTAGCAATTGTGGTGTTAGCTGGTATGACAATCTACCATCATTTTGTCAGGTTTGATGGGCTACTAGCCTTAGCCAGCCTTGGCGCAATCTGGTTTTTCGTCGATCGTTGGCTCTTCGAATGGCTTTCGTATGATTCTGGCGCAACATTCCTGCTCGCTGGCATGATCATTTTGGGTCAAACGGTTGGCTCAATTCTCTGGGTGCGCCAACGTCAACAACTGCTAGGAGGCCATGCATGA
- a CDS encoding PQQ-dependent sugar dehydrogenase gives MSRWIIIVVLIFSGFSAQFVQQSNPELSPAAVPAGFTQTVVVPTSSLDAPTAFTWLPSGEMLITQQNGELLSWNGTNTRTVMSLGNRVCYDFERGLLGIAVDPQFTSGRPYVYVYYTFNKFNQTSNNCPRQSTTVNPVNRVSRFTWSNNVLDINSESVLIDNIGSYNGNHNAGDLGFGKDGKLYISVGDGGCDYLDSGCGGANDASREQHTLLGKILRINADGTIPSDNPFTGSGTARCNTGSVASGTICQETWAWGFRNPYRMTFDPNASGVRLFVNDVGQNVREEIDEVVAGKDYGWNCREGTRVNNSTGPCSPTPANMVDPIYEYSHGNAGAPFINCNSITGGAFVPANTFPSNYSGYMFGDYVCGKIFMISAQAPYNSVLTFSDDPGSVTHMAFGPNGGRQALFYATYANGGEIRRISYDGSSSLNSAFTANPSFGAAPLAVTFTASNPSSGASYLWNFGNGTSRETNTASTSYTYANNGTYTATLYLRGSNGDLSNVSQAIVRVGATAPNASITQPSSSAQFAVGQTIQVRGQASDAEQGQLPASGLSWKVILHHDTHTHPYLTQPTTNSFSFTAPAPEDLLAASNSYLELELTATDDSGLSHVVTQTIQPHKVNVTLASTPNANANFVVNNDPIEADDPFISWENYSLRVTAPVYVDSNRWWRFVRWSDNNTSNPRTFTTPASATTYTAVYEEFTPYQLYLPILRKNHQ, from the coding sequence ATGTCGCGTTGGATTATTATCGTTGTTCTGATCTTTTCAGGTTTTTCTGCCCAATTTGTTCAGCAATCAAATCCTGAGCTTTCCCCCGCTGCCGTTCCAGCTGGCTTCACCCAAACCGTAGTTGTCCCTACCAGTAGCCTCGATGCCCCAACTGCCTTTACTTGGTTGCCCTCTGGTGAAATGTTAATTACCCAGCAAAATGGTGAATTGCTTAGCTGGAATGGCACTAACACTCGCACCGTAATGAGCCTTGGCAATCGAGTTTGTTACGACTTTGAGCGTGGTTTGCTTGGCATCGCGGTTGATCCGCAATTTACCAGTGGTCGTCCGTATGTCTATGTCTACTATACCTTCAATAAATTTAACCAAACTTCGAACAATTGTCCTCGTCAGAGCACAACCGTTAATCCAGTTAATCGAGTTTCACGCTTTACCTGGAGCAATAATGTACTCGATATCAACTCAGAATCGGTCTTGATTGATAATATTGGGTCGTACAACGGCAACCACAATGCTGGCGATCTTGGCTTTGGCAAAGATGGCAAGTTGTATATTAGCGTTGGCGATGGCGGTTGCGATTATCTCGATAGTGGCTGTGGTGGCGCAAATGATGCCTCACGCGAACAACATACCTTGCTTGGCAAAATTTTACGGATCAATGCTGATGGCACGATTCCTAGCGATAATCCGTTTACTGGCAGCGGCACGGCGCGTTGTAACACTGGCTCAGTTGCTAGCGGCACAATTTGCCAAGAAACCTGGGCTTGGGGGTTTCGTAATCCCTACCGTATGACCTTCGATCCTAATGCCAGCGGCGTGCGCTTGTTTGTCAACGATGTTGGCCAAAATGTGCGCGAAGAAATCGATGAAGTTGTGGCAGGCAAGGATTATGGCTGGAATTGTCGCGAAGGTACGCGGGTCAATAATTCAACGGGGCCATGTTCGCCAACGCCCGCCAATATGGTTGACCCAATTTATGAATATAGCCATGGCAATGCTGGTGCACCATTTATTAATTGTAATTCGATCACTGGTGGCGCGTTTGTGCCCGCCAATACTTTTCCCAGCAATTACAGCGGCTATATGTTTGGCGATTATGTTTGTGGCAAAATCTTTATGATTTCAGCCCAAGCACCCTACAATTCGGTTCTAACTTTCTCAGATGATCCTGGATCAGTCACGCATATGGCGTTTGGTCCCAACGGCGGTCGCCAAGCGTTATTCTACGCAACCTATGCCAATGGTGGCGAAATTCGCCGCATTAGCTATGATGGTAGCAGTAGCTTGAATTCAGCGTTTACGGCCAACCCCAGTTTTGGCGCGGCTCCCTTGGCCGTGACCTTTACTGCTAGCAATCCGAGCAGCGGCGCAAGCTATTTGTGGAATTTTGGCAATGGCACGAGCCGCGAAACTAACACGGCCAGCACATCCTACACTTACGCCAACAATGGCACCTACACTGCAACCCTGTATTTGCGTGGCAGCAACGGCGATTTATCGAACGTGAGCCAGGCAATTGTGCGGGTTGGGGCGACTGCACCGAATGCCAGCATCACCCAACCAAGCTCAAGTGCCCAATTTGCGGTTGGCCAAACAATCCAAGTGCGAGGACAGGCCAGCGATGCCGAACAAGGCCAATTGCCAGCCAGCGGTTTATCGTGGAAAGTGATTTTGCATCACGATACCCATACCCACCCCTATTTGACCCAACCAACCACCAATAGTTTTAGCTTTACTGCACCAGCCCCCGAAGATTTATTGGCGGCCAGCAACAGCTATTTGGAGCTTGAGCTGACTGCGACTGACGATAGCGGTTTGAGCCATGTCGTCACCCAAACTATCCAACCGCATAAAGTCAATGTGACCTTGGCCTCAACCCCGAACGCTAACGCCAATTTTGTGGTCAATAACGACCCGATCGAAGCCGATGATCCATTTATTTCGTGGGAAAACTACAGCCTACGTGTAACTGCGCCAGTCTATGTTGATAGCAATCGTTGGTGGCGTTTTGTGCGCTGGAGCGATAACAATACCAGCAATCCACGCACCTTTACGACACCTGCCAGCGCCACGACTTACACCGCAGTCTACGAAGAATTTACCCCCTATCAGCTCTATTTGCCAATTTTGCGCAAAAATCATCAATAA
- a CDS encoding MFS transporter, producing MQNPSSTAWLGRFLSIWLGQVFSLVGSQLVQFAIIWNLTLRTGSATTLAFATLMAMLPAVLLSPFIGTWVDRMNRQVIMLVADACSMLVTIGLALLFWRGADAVWHIYAALLLRSICERFHATAMGASTVLLVPKTHLARVQGLNQALNGGMNIVAAPLGAWLIAKFPLQVVLSIDVVTALLAILPLLFVRIPQPQRDADRKVTFWQDMREGFIYVIGWRGLLISLIMVSMINLVMTPIGSLLPLLVTKIFGGGASELGWMEAALSIGIILGGILLSIWGGFKRRIVTALFGLVLLGSFTLLMGIMPSSLIWAAIAMNGLVGLSLPIVNGSFGAMIQGVIAPELQGRVFSLVASFATAMAPLGLLLAGPIADSFGLRVWYILGGVVTIAMGVLGFGLRSVMTMESQNQATEPTMVEATLSQA from the coding sequence ATGCAAAATCCATCTTCAACGGCTTGGTTGGGTCGGTTTCTGAGTATTTGGCTGGGCCAAGTTTTTTCATTAGTTGGAAGCCAATTAGTTCAATTTGCGATTATTTGGAATTTAACTCTACGCACTGGTTCGGCCACAACCTTGGCTTTTGCCACATTAATGGCGATGTTGCCAGCGGTGCTGCTTTCGCCGTTTATTGGCACTTGGGTTGATCGCATGAATCGCCAAGTGATTATGTTGGTTGCTGATGCCTGTTCGATGTTGGTGACGATTGGCTTGGCTTTGCTCTTTTGGCGCGGAGCTGATGCAGTGTGGCATATTTACGCAGCATTATTATTACGTTCGATTTGTGAGCGATTCCATGCCACAGCTATGGGTGCTTCAACCGTATTACTTGTGCCCAAAACCCATTTGGCCCGGGTTCAAGGCCTCAATCAAGCCTTGAATGGCGGTATGAATATTGTTGCGGCACCATTGGGCGCATGGCTGATTGCCAAATTTCCCTTGCAAGTCGTTTTATCAATTGATGTAGTTACAGCCTTGTTGGCAATTTTACCTTTGCTCTTTGTGCGTATTCCCCAGCCGCAACGTGATGCCGACCGCAAAGTTACCTTTTGGCAAGATATGCGCGAAGGCTTTATCTATGTGATTGGCTGGCGTGGCTTATTGATTAGCTTAATTATGGTGAGCATGATCAATTTGGTGATGACTCCGATTGGCTCGTTGTTGCCTTTGCTCGTGACCAAAATTTTTGGTGGCGGAGCCAGCGAATTGGGCTGGATGGAAGCAGCGCTCTCAATTGGGATTATTCTCGGCGGGATTTTATTGAGCATTTGGGGTGGCTTCAAGCGGCGGATTGTTACAGCCTTGTTTGGCTTGGTGTTGCTTGGTAGTTTTACCTTGTTGATGGGAATCATGCCTAGTTCATTGATTTGGGCGGCGATTGCTATGAACGGTTTGGTTGGCTTGAGTTTGCCAATCGTCAATGGCTCGTTTGGCGCGATGATTCAAGGTGTAATTGCGCCCGAATTGCAAGGCCGCGTGTTCTCGTTGGTTGCCAGCTTTGCCACGGCCATGGCTCCACTGGGCCTGTTATTGGCTGGCCCAATTGCCGATAGTTTTGGCCTGCGAGTTTGGTACATTCTTGGTGGTGTGGTGACGATTGCAATGGGCGTGTTGGGTTTTGGTCTGCGCTCGGTTATGACAATGGAAAGCCAAAATCAAGCGACTGAGCCAACGATGGTTGAGGCCACACTAAGCCAAGCCTAA